The sequence acactctcacacacactggtgaaaaaaatcatgaatgtgaaatttgtgggaaacaaTTTACTgaaaagagtaacctcaacaaacacacactcacacacactggtgaaaaaaatcatgaatgtgaaatttgtgggaaacgatttactgaaaagagtaacctcaacacacacaccctcacacacactggtgaaaaaaatcatgaatgtgaaatttgtgggaaacaaTTTACtctgaagagtaccctcaacaatcacaccctcacacacactggtgaaaaaaatcatgaatgtgaaatttgtgggaaacaaTTTACtctgaagagtaccctcaacacacacaccctcacacacactggtgaaaaaaatcatgaatgtaaaTTTTGTGGGAAACAATTTACCTTTAAGAGTTACCTTAACAACCACACCCTCACACatactggtgaaaaaaatcatcaatGTGAATTTTGTGGGAAACGATTCATTAAGAAGAGTCACCTCAAGAGACACACTCTTGCACACACtgttgaaaaaaatcatgaatgtaaaTTTTGTGGGAAGCGATTTACTctgaagagtcacctcaacaaccacaccctcacacacactggcaaAAAACCTCATGAATGCttagagtgt is a genomic window of Eriocheir sinensis breed Jianghai 21 chromosome 69, ASM2467909v1, whole genome shotgun sequence containing:
- the LOC126988436 gene encoding zinc finger protein 708-like isoform X10, which produces MNKHTLTHTGEKNHECEFCGKRFTQKSTLNTHTLTHTGEKNHECKFCGKRFTQKSTLNSHTLTHTGEKNYQCEICGKRFTQKSNLNKHTLTHTGEKNHECEICGKQFTEKSNLNKHTLTHTGEKNHECEICGKRFTEKSNLNTHTLTHTGEKNHECEICGKQFTLKSTLNNHTLTHTGEKNHECEICGKQFTLKSTLNTHTLTHTGEKNHECKFCGKQFTFKSYLNNHTLTHTGEKNHQCEFCGKRFIKKSHLKRHTLAHTVEKNHECKFCGKRFTLKSHLNNHTLTHTGKKPHECLECGKRFTTKTHLNIHTFRHSGLRKFKCDVCGKHFKVKGDIAQHMKIHFP
- the LOC126988436 gene encoding zinc finger protein 708-like isoform X11 → MNKHTLTHTGEKNHECEFCGKRFTQKSTLNTHTLTHTGEKNHECKFCGKRFTQKSTLNSHTLTHTGEKNYQCEICGKRFTQKSNLNKHTLTHTGEKNHECEICGKQFTEKSNLNKHTLTHTGEKNHECEICGKRFTEKSNLNTHTLTHTGEKNHECEICGKQFTLKSTLNNHTLTHTGEKNHECEICGKQFTLKSTLNTHTLTHTGEKNHECKFCGKQFTFKSYLNNHTLTHTGEKNHQCEFCGKRFIKKSHLKRHTLAHTVEKNHECKFCGKRFTLKSHLNNHTLTHTGKKPHECLECGKRFITKTNLSIHTFRHSGLRKFKCDVCGKHFKVKGDIAQHMRIHFP